In Pseudoalteromonas sp. MM1, a single window of DNA contains:
- the guaA gene encoding glutamine-hydrolyzing GMP synthase — MSKDIHDSRILILDFGSQYTQLIARRIREIGVYCELWAWDVTEEQIREFNPQGIILSGGPESTTLENSPRAPEYVFNAGVPVLGICYGMQTMAAQLGGSVHSSDKKEFGYAQVEKVGNCALFDAIEDHITDGGNGVLDVWMSHGDKVMEVPASFNTTAKTPTCPHAAMSNEEKRFYGVQFHPEVTHTHQGQRLLERFAIDICGCEKLWTPAKIIDDAIERIKETVGDDEVILGLSGGVDSSVVAMLIHRAIGDNLTCVFVDNGLLRLNEGQQVMDMFGNKFGLNIVKVDAEDQFLADLAGKSDPEEKRKAIGHTFINVFDEQAKKLKNAKWLGQGTIYPDVIESAASATGKAHVIKSHHNVGGLPDDMKMGLVEPLRELFKDEVRKIGLELGLPYDMLYRHPFPGPGLGVRVLGEIKKEYCDLLRRADAIFIEELHKAELYHKVSQAFTVFLPVKSVGVMGDARKYDWVVSLRCVETIDFMTARWSHLPYEFLGVVSNRIINEIDGISRVVYDISGKPPATIEWE; from the coding sequence ATGAGCAAAGATATTCACGATTCACGAATTCTAATTTTAGATTTTGGTTCGCAATACACTCAATTAATCGCGCGTCGTATCCGCGAAATTGGCGTTTACTGTGAGCTGTGGGCATGGGATGTGACCGAAGAGCAAATTCGCGAATTTAATCCACAAGGTATTATTTTATCTGGTGGCCCTGAGTCAACCACACTAGAGAACAGCCCGCGTGCACCTGAATACGTGTTTAACGCTGGCGTGCCAGTGCTGGGTATTTGTTACGGCATGCAAACCATGGCAGCTCAACTTGGCGGCAGTGTACACAGCTCAGATAAAAAAGAGTTTGGTTATGCACAAGTAGAAAAAGTGGGTAACTGTGCATTATTCGATGCAATTGAAGATCATATTACCGATGGCGGCAACGGCGTTTTAGACGTGTGGATGAGCCACGGCGACAAAGTAATGGAAGTGCCAGCAAGCTTTAACACCACAGCTAAAACACCAACGTGTCCGCATGCTGCTATGTCTAACGAAGAAAAACGTTTTTACGGCGTACAATTTCACCCAGAAGTAACTCACACTCATCAAGGACAACGTTTATTAGAGCGTTTTGCAATTGATATATGTGGCTGTGAAAAACTATGGACACCTGCCAAAATTATTGATGATGCTATAGAGCGCATTAAAGAGACTGTTGGCGATGACGAAGTTATTTTAGGCTTATCGGGTGGGGTTGACTCATCTGTTGTAGCAATGCTGATTCACCGTGCCATTGGCGATAATCTAACATGTGTATTTGTTGATAATGGCTTACTTCGTTTAAACGAAGGTCAGCAAGTTATGGACATGTTTGGCAATAAATTTGGCTTAAATATTGTTAAAGTAGACGCTGAGGATCAATTCTTAGCTGACCTTGCAGGCAAATCAGATCCAGAAGAAAAACGCAAAGCCATTGGCCATACGTTTATTAATGTATTTGATGAGCAAGCTAAAAAGCTTAAAAATGCGAAGTGGTTAGGCCAAGGGACTATTTACCCAGACGTAATAGAATCAGCTGCTTCAGCCACAGGTAAAGCACACGTAATTAAATCTCACCACAACGTGGGCGGCTTACCAGATGACATGAAAATGGGCTTAGTTGAGCCATTACGTGAATTATTTAAAGATGAAGTACGTAAAATTGGCTTAGAGCTTGGTTTACCTTACGACATGCTTTACCGCCACCCATTCCCAGGTCCTGGTTTAGGCGTACGTGTACTTGGCGAAATCAAAAAAGAGTACTGTGATTTACTACGCCGTGCTGATGCTATCTTTATTGAAGAGCTACACAAAGCTGAGCTTTATCATAAAGTAAGCCAAGCGTTTACTGTATTCTTACCTGTTAAGTCGGTAGGGGTTATGGGCGATGCTCGTAAGTATGATTGGGTTGTGTCACTACGTTGTGTTGAAACTATCGACTTTATGACGGCGCGCTGGTCACATTTACCGTATGAGTTTTTAGGTGTGGTTTCTAACCGTATCATTAACGAAATTGACGGTATCTCGCGTGTTGTTTACGATATTTCTGGTAAACCACCAGCCACAATTGAGTGGGAATAA
- the guaB gene encoding IMP dehydrogenase → MLRIAKEALTFDDVLLVPGHSTVLPHTANISTRLTRGIKLNLPLISASMDTVTEARLAIALAQEGGLGFIHKNMTIEEQARNVRKVKTYEAGIVSFPVTVSADLTIADATLLSQEKGFSGFPVTDSENNLLGIVTGRDMRFETKLEQPVSSVMTKKDKLVTVQEGASREEILGLMHEHRIEKILVVDDAFKLKGMITVKDYQKAQDKPHACKDELGRLRVGAAVGVGAGTDERIAALVEAGVDVLLIDTSHGHSQGVIDRVSQTRKDYPDLQIIAGNVATAEGAIALADAGVDAVKVGIGPGSICTTRIVTGCGVPQITAISDAVDGLQGRDIPVIADGGIRFSGDIVKALVAGASCVMVGSMLAGTEEAPGEVELYQGRYYKSYRGMGSLGAMDQKEGSSDRYFQKSNQADKLVPEGIEGRVAYKGPIATIIHQQVGGLRSAMGLTGCATIEELNTKPQFVRVTSAGMGESHVHDVQITKEAPNYRLG, encoded by the coding sequence ATGCTTAGAATCGCTAAAGAAGCTCTTACCTTTGATGACGTACTTTTAGTACCTGGTCATTCTACTGTTTTGCCTCACACGGCAAATATTTCAACTCGCTTAACGCGTGGTATCAAACTTAACTTGCCGCTTATTTCAGCATCTATGGATACTGTTACAGAAGCTCGTTTAGCTATTGCCCTCGCGCAGGAAGGTGGTCTTGGTTTTATCCATAAAAACATGACCATTGAAGAACAAGCGAGAAACGTACGTAAAGTTAAAACCTACGAAGCAGGTATTGTATCATTCCCTGTTACTGTGTCTGCCGATTTAACGATTGCAGATGCGACGCTTCTTTCGCAAGAGAAAGGGTTCTCGGGTTTCCCGGTTACTGATAGCGAAAATAACCTACTAGGTATTGTTACTGGTCGTGACATGCGTTTTGAAACTAAGCTTGAACAGCCTGTTTCTAGCGTTATGACTAAAAAAGACAAACTGGTAACGGTTCAAGAAGGCGCATCGCGCGAAGAAATTTTAGGTTTAATGCACGAACACCGCATTGAAAAAATCTTAGTGGTTGATGATGCATTTAAACTAAAAGGCATGATCACCGTAAAAGATTACCAAAAAGCGCAAGACAAACCACATGCATGTAAAGACGAGCTAGGTCGTTTACGTGTAGGTGCTGCAGTGGGTGTTGGCGCAGGTACTGATGAGCGAATTGCTGCATTAGTAGAGGCGGGTGTTGATGTTTTACTTATCGATACTTCGCATGGTCACTCACAAGGTGTTATTGACCGTGTTTCACAAACACGTAAAGACTACCCAGATTTACAAATTATTGCTGGTAACGTTGCCACTGCCGAAGGCGCAATTGCCCTTGCTGATGCAGGTGTGGATGCGGTTAAAGTAGGTATTGGCCCAGGTTCAATTTGTACTACGCGTATTGTTACAGGTTGTGGCGTGCCACAAATTACGGCTATTTCTGATGCGGTAGATGGCTTACAAGGGCGTGATATTCCAGTAATTGCCGATGGCGGTATTCGTTTTTCTGGCGATATTGTTAAAGCACTAGTTGCGGGTGCATCGTGTGTAATGGTGGGCTCAATGCTTGCTGGTACTGAAGAAGCGCCAGGCGAAGTTGAACTTTACCAAGGTCGTTACTACAAATCTTACCGCGGTATGGGCTCGTTAGGGGCGATGGATCAAAAAGAAGGTTCGTCGGATCGTTACTTCCAAAAATCTAACCAAGCTGACAAATTAGTACCTGAAGGTATTGAAGGTCGCGTCGCTTATAAAGGCCCAATTGCAACGATTATTCATCAGCAAGTGGGTGGCCTTCGTAGCGCAATGGGATTAACGGGTTGTGCCACCATTGAAGAGCTAAATACAAAACCTCAGTTTGTACGTGTTACATCTGCAGGTATGGGTGAGTCGCACGTTCACGATGTGCAAATTACCAAAGAAGCGCCTAACTACCGCTTAGGTTAA
- the xseA gene encoding exodeoxyribonuclease VII large subunit, whose amino-acid sequence MFSKPSQTVYTVSRLNKEIRTVLEQGFASLILTGEISNFITPASGHWYFSLKDEKAQIKAAMWRGNNRSQTYRPENGAQVTVRARVSLYEPRGDYQLIVEHMEPAGEGQLKQEFDALKMRLAAEGLFSSAYKKALPQNINRVGVITSATGAAIKDILTVLKRRAPQLEVIIYPAMVQGKEAHVHLINQIQLANARNEVDVLILGRGGGSLEDLWCFNHEQLARAIYQSELPIVSAVGHEIDTTISDYVADVRAATPSAAAELVSPNTQELHSKVVELINRLNNAFKHDMADKRALATQLQHRLNLCHPRNQLNQKAQRLDELTIALQQGMRNRLYQKERTLNNLTPRLMRQSPDKKLSQASHQLMQIQTRLEQAMQHKLQHAQNNLALQASRLDSVSPLNVLARGYSITKTQQGKVVKSVDHIKTGDVLITELADGAIKSTAL is encoded by the coding sequence ATGTTTTCGAAGCCTTCGCAAACGGTTTACACCGTATCGCGCCTTAACAAAGAGATCCGTACAGTTCTTGAGCAGGGCTTTGCATCGCTCATTTTAACAGGCGAAATTTCTAACTTTATTACCCCTGCTTCTGGGCACTGGTACTTTTCGTTAAAAGATGAAAAAGCACAAATAAAAGCGGCTATGTGGCGCGGCAATAACCGCAGCCAAACTTATCGCCCCGAAAACGGCGCACAAGTAACAGTAAGGGCACGTGTGTCACTTTACGAACCACGTGGTGATTATCAACTTATTGTTGAACATATGGAACCTGCCGGTGAAGGCCAACTTAAGCAAGAGTTTGATGCATTAAAAATGCGCCTCGCCGCAGAGGGTTTATTTAGTTCAGCCTATAAAAAAGCACTGCCGCAAAATATAAACCGTGTGGGTGTAATAACCTCGGCAACAGGCGCTGCCATAAAAGATATATTAACCGTACTAAAACGCCGCGCACCGCAATTAGAGGTAATTATTTACCCAGCCATGGTGCAAGGTAAAGAAGCCCATGTGCACTTAATTAACCAAATACAATTAGCCAATGCACGCAATGAGGTCGACGTACTTATTTTAGGGCGAGGCGGTGGCTCGTTAGAAGATTTATGGTGCTTTAACCATGAGCAGCTTGCGCGTGCTATTTATCAAAGTGAATTACCTATAGTGAGTGCGGTAGGCCACGAAATAGACACCACCATTAGCGATTACGTTGCCGATGTTCGCGCAGCAACACCTTCAGCAGCTGCTGAGCTTGTTAGCCCTAACACGCAAGAGCTACACAGTAAGGTTGTAGAGCTCATTAACCGATTAAATAATGCCTTTAAACACGATATGGCCGATAAGCGCGCACTCGCCACACAGTTACAGCATAGGCTTAACTTGTGCCATCCGCGCAATCAACTTAATCAAAAAGCACAGCGATTAGATGAGCTAACTATTGCATTACAACAGGGCATGCGTAATCGTCTTTACCAAAAAGAGCGCACACTTAATAATTTAACCCCGCGTTTAATGCGCCAATCGCCTGATAAAAAGTTATCGCAAGCCAGTCATCAGCTTATGCAGATACAAACCAGACTTGAGCAAGCAATGCAGCACAAATTGCAACACGCACAAAATAACTTAGCGCTGCAAGCGAGTAGGCTCGATTCGGTCAGTCCACTCAATGTTTTAGCGCGCGGTTACAGCATAACCAAAACCCAACAAGGTAAAGTAGTAAAATCGGTAGATCACATTAAAACGGGTGATGTACTAATTACAGAGCTGGCCGATGGCGCTATAAAATCAACCGCATTGTAA
- the cysE gene encoding serine O-acetyltransferase yields MRHEIWQQLRSEANEVVTREPLLASHVYSCILNHECLGSALSFIVANKLADAVVSAFTIRELFDQAFVKCDRMLTYVAEDIKAVKDRDPAAETYLTVILNLKGFHAIQAHRLANCLWQQNRKELARFIQSRTSEVFGVDIHPACQVGKGIMFDHATGIVIGETAVIEDNVSILQSVTLGGTGNEQGDRHPKIRAGVLIGAGAKVLGNIEVGEGARIGAGSVVLTAVPPHTTAVGVPAKIIGRPDCPCPAQSMNQNFLTTEEPENESHTSAML; encoded by the coding sequence ATGCGTCATGAAATTTGGCAACAGCTTCGTAGTGAAGCTAATGAAGTTGTAACTCGCGAACCACTTTTAGCAAGTCATGTGTATTCATGCATTTTAAATCATGAGTGTTTAGGTTCGGCGTTAAGCTTTATTGTTGCTAATAAGTTGGCAGATGCAGTGGTATCGGCTTTTACAATACGTGAGTTGTTCGACCAAGCGTTTGTAAAGTGCGACCGTATGCTTACCTATGTGGCCGAAGATATTAAAGCTGTTAAGGACAGAGACCCAGCAGCCGAAACCTACCTTACAGTTATTTTAAACTTAAAAGGGTTTCATGCTATTCAAGCGCATCGTTTAGCTAACTGCTTGTGGCAGCAAAACCGCAAAGAACTGGCGCGCTTTATTCAAAGCCGCACCTCAGAAGTGTTTGGGGTTGATATTCACCCTGCGTGTCAGGTGGGTAAAGGGATAATGTTTGATCACGCCACCGGTATTGTTATTGGTGAAACCGCGGTAATTGAAGATAATGTATCAATACTTCAATCGGTAACGCTTGGTGGTACTGGTAACGAGCAAGGCGACCGCCATCCTAAAATTAGAGCGGGTGTGCTTATTGGTGCAGGTGCTAAGGTGTTGGGTAATATTGAAGTAGGTGAGGGCGCACGTATTGGCGCAGGATCAGTCGTTTTAACCGCAGTGCCGCCGCATACTACCGCTGTAGGCGTACCGGCTAAAATTATTGGCAGACCGGATTGTCCCTGTCCTGCGCAAAGTATGAACCAAAACTTTTTAACGACCGAAGAGCCTGAAAACGAATCACATACTAGCGCGATGCTGTAA
- a CDS encoding helix-turn-helix transcriptional regulator: MQLNPTTVKSLRSKLDWTQQQLADACDVSLRTIQRVEKEGAASKETTMALCAVLEVRQGELIKLDELRNDDVKSTPTKSFLAGVVISSLISFALGAGSVLLATN, encoded by the coding sequence GTGCAATTAAATCCTACAACAGTTAAATCGCTTAGAAGTAAGTTAGATTGGACGCAGCAACAGCTTGCAGATGCCTGCGATGTAAGTTTGCGGACCATTCAACGGGTTGAAAAAGAAGGCGCCGCTTCAAAAGAAACCACTATGGCGCTTTGTGCAGTACTTGAAGTACGCCAAGGCGAGCTAATTAAACTTGATGAGCTTAGAAATGATGACGTTAAAAGTACGCCAACTAAAAGCTTTTTAGCGGGAGTTGTTATTAGTTCCTTAATAAGCTTTGCTCTTGGGGCTGGCTCAGTGCTTTTAGCGACTAACTAA
- a CDS encoding pitrilysin family protein has protein sequence MKFKLLATSLAVSLALTGCATLQSENTQAAQQQQTTAAEERVFSQEYLIEELDNGLRVMVVKTDYPDVVSLQIPVSVGSRNEVKEGKTGFAHFFEHMMFKGSKKFPQDEYTAIFKNAGVDNRAYTTNDYTNYHLNFSKQHLDKVLEIEADIFQNLTYTEEQFRTEALTVKGEYLKNNASPIRKLLSAVREEAFDKHTYKHTTMGFFEDIEAMPDQMAYGKEFFDKFYKPEYVSLVIVGDVDPKATMAMVKKHWGGWKKGDYVADIKAEPAQQAPKYVHEKNEGLPGHWLLVSYKGAAWEPAKKDRAALDLISQLYFSNNSDLYQELVVDKQIASQMFTYNPETKDPGLLHVFVKVENEEDLAKARDAINRTYAKARTELVDEQKLSDLKSNLKYSFINGLDSSQAIASTLARYMHFERDPEVINQLYKSADNITAQDIKAVANKYFVDGARTTVTMSALDKAPGFEQEASLNALVAKLDKAPEAPVFKVLDKTNSSPLIDVNFLFNTGAAADPQGKKGVAALTAAMLAQGGSQSTSYKDIQKALYPLAGSFGYQIDKEMLSFQGRIHKDNAATWYALVSDQLINPGFRDDDFKRLKKEMIDGIKSGLKASNDEELGKEVLYSALYKGHPYESYNYGDISDLEALTLDDVKAFYNKELTQSKLTLGLIGAVPKALKAEMMSDLATLPKGEQSRLSIPDAPELKGHHATIVEKSAQSTAVSFGFPIDTIRSSEDWTALWLVRSYFGEHRSSNSYLYERIRQTRGMNYGDYAYIEYFPRGMFQTKPDANLGRSEQIFQIWLRPLRSNNDAHFATRTALYELDKLIKNGLTEKDFEATRNFLINYVPQLVASQNRQLGYALDSEFYNTESFVKYVTSKLEKLTLADVNRVIKDNLQTDNVQYVFITGDGEDMKKRLVSEQTSPMVYNTEKPAALVAEDKVIADYTLAIPAKNIEVMAVEKVFQ, from the coding sequence ATGAAATTTAAATTATTAGCAACAAGCTTGGCGGTATCGCTGGCACTAACAGGCTGCGCAACATTGCAAAGCGAAAACACCCAAGCGGCACAACAACAGCAAACAACAGCCGCTGAGGAACGTGTATTTTCGCAAGAGTACTTAATCGAAGAGCTAGATAACGGCTTACGTGTAATGGTAGTTAAAACAGATTACCCCGATGTAGTCTCGCTGCAAATTCCGGTATCGGTTGGCTCGCGTAATGAAGTAAAAGAAGGTAAAACCGGTTTTGCTCACTTTTTTGAGCACATGATGTTTAAAGGTTCTAAAAAATTTCCGCAAGACGAATACACTGCCATATTTAAAAATGCAGGGGTAGATAACCGTGCTTACACCACTAACGATTACACAAACTACCATTTAAACTTTTCAAAGCAGCATCTTGATAAAGTACTTGAAATTGAAGCCGATATTTTTCAAAACTTAACCTACACCGAAGAGCAATTTAGAACCGAAGCGCTTACGGTTAAAGGGGAGTATTTAAAAAATAACGCCAGTCCAATTCGTAAATTATTAAGCGCTGTACGCGAAGAAGCCTTTGATAAACATACCTATAAACATACCACTATGGGCTTTTTTGAAGATATAGAAGCCATGCCAGATCAAATGGCATACGGTAAAGAATTTTTTGATAAGTTTTATAAGCCTGAATATGTATCGCTAGTAATTGTCGGCGATGTAGACCCTAAAGCCACGATGGCTATGGTGAAAAAACATTGGGGTGGCTGGAAAAAAGGTGATTACGTTGCCGATATAAAAGCTGAGCCTGCACAACAAGCGCCTAAATATGTACATGAGAAAAACGAAGGTTTGCCTGGCCATTGGTTGCTTGTATCTTACAAAGGTGCGGCCTGGGAGCCTGCAAAAAAAGACAGAGCCGCGCTTGATTTGATCTCACAGCTTTATTTTTCAAACAACTCAGACTTATACCAAGAATTGGTTGTTGATAAACAAATTGCTAGCCAAATGTTTACCTACAATCCAGAGACAAAAGATCCTGGTTTACTGCATGTATTTGTAAAAGTTGAAAACGAAGAAGATTTAGCAAAAGCACGTGATGCTATCAATCGCACTTACGCAAAAGCACGTACCGAACTTGTTGATGAGCAAAAATTAAGTGATTTAAAGTCTAACCTCAAATACAGCTTTATTAACGGTTTAGACTCATCGCAAGCCATTGCTTCAACGCTTGCAAGATACATGCATTTTGAGCGCGATCCTGAGGTAATTAACCAGCTTTATAAATCGGCCGACAACATAACCGCACAAGACATTAAAGCTGTGGCTAATAAATATTTTGTAGATGGCGCGCGTACAACCGTAACTATGTCGGCACTTGATAAAGCGCCAGGGTTTGAGCAGGAAGCAAGCTTAAACGCGTTAGTTGCAAAGCTTGATAAAGCGCCTGAAGCGCCAGTATTTAAAGTGCTTGATAAAACCAATAGCTCGCCACTGATTGACGTAAACTTTTTATTCAATACCGGAGCTGCTGCAGATCCGCAAGGTAAAAAAGGGGTTGCTGCACTCACCGCCGCTATGCTTGCTCAAGGTGGCTCGCAAAGTACGAGTTACAAAGATATACAAAAAGCGCTTTATCCGCTTGCTGGCAGCTTTGGTTATCAAATAGATAAAGAAATGCTGTCATTTCAAGGGCGTATTCATAAAGATAACGCAGCTACATGGTATGCGCTTGTAAGCGATCAGTTAATTAACCCAGGCTTTAGAGACGATGACTTTAAACGCCTTAAAAAAGAAATGATCGACGGTATTAAGTCGGGCTTAAAAGCCTCTAACGATGAAGAGTTAGGTAAAGAAGTGCTATACAGTGCACTTTACAAAGGCCACCCATACGAAAGCTACAATTACGGTGATATTTCTGATTTAGAAGCACTAACGCTTGATGATGTAAAAGCATTTTACAACAAAGAGCTTACCCAATCTAAACTAACACTGGGTTTAATTGGCGCTGTGCCAAAAGCGCTTAAAGCCGAAATGATGAGCGATTTAGCAACCTTACCTAAAGGCGAGCAAAGCCGATTAAGTATTCCTGATGCGCCAGAGCTTAAAGGTCACCATGCCACGATTGTAGAAAAGTCAGCGCAATCAACTGCGGTATCGTTTGGTTTCCCAATTGATACTATTCGTAGTAGTGAAGATTGGACAGCCCTTTGGCTGGTGCGTTCGTACTTTGGTGAGCACCGTAGTTCTAACTCATACCTGTATGAGCGAATTCGTCAAACACGGGGTATGAACTACGGCGATTATGCTTATATTGAGTACTTCCCACGTGGTATGTTTCAAACTAAGCCTGATGCAAACTTAGGGCGCTCTGAGCAAATATTCCAAATTTGGTTACGCCCACTGCGCTCTAATAACGATGCACATTTTGCAACACGTACCGCATTGTATGAGCTGGATAAGCTTATTAAAAATGGCTTAACCGAAAAAGACTTTGAAGCAACACGTAACTTTTTAATTAACTACGTACCGCAGCTTGTCGCAAGCCAAAACCGCCAATTAGGTTATGCACTTGATAGCGAATTTTACAACACAGAGTCGTTTGTAAAATACGTGACAAGTAAACTTGAAAAGCTAACGCTTGCTGATGTTAATCGCGTGATTAAAGATAACCTGCAAACAGATAACGTGCAGTATGTGTTTATTACCGGTGACGGCGAAGACATGAAAAAACGTTTAGTGTCAGAGCAAACCTCGCCAATGGTTTACAACACAGAAAAACCAGCAGCGCTTGTTGCTGAGGATAAAGTCATTGCCGATTACACATTAGCAATCCCAGCTAAAAATATTGAAGTAATGGCCGTTGAAAAAGTGTTTCAGTAA
- a CDS encoding methylenetetrahydrofolate reductase, giving the protein MALSLQEKIEDTNQGVYLIGTTPPKIGTDKAQLKIIAEKLLARLHEIEYDGVIIYDIQDESSRTDKARPFPFKQTVDPREYSHLLRNLSAPDVITYKSVAQRGVEEFKGWLDETKNDYDLKNVVLVGSPSSEGDIKLSLPDAYKTLAEQSDDFFLGGVTIAERHASKRNEHERLIEKTAQGCQFFISQAVYDAQATIELITSYARTCKAQGITPKRIILTFTPCGGDKTLEFMQWLGISVPEATKWRMLDAENTLSESVRICRENLDLILKSCAHLDVPLGLNIESLTNRKEEIDASINLYRLLKAIMELNLAEKQIA; this is encoded by the coding sequence ATGGCTTTATCACTACAAGAAAAAATAGAAGACACCAATCAAGGTGTTTATCTTATTGGTACTACTCCGCCTAAAATTGGTACTGATAAAGCGCAACTAAAAATCATTGCAGAAAAACTACTTGCTCGCTTACACGAAATTGAATACGACGGCGTAATAATTTACGACATTCAAGATGAGAGTAGCCGCACAGATAAAGCACGCCCATTTCCATTTAAACAAACTGTAGACCCTCGTGAATACAGCCATTTATTACGTAATTTATCGGCTCCAGATGTCATTACTTACAAAAGTGTGGCACAACGTGGTGTAGAAGAGTTTAAAGGCTGGTTGGATGAAACCAAAAACGACTACGATTTAAAAAATGTGGTTTTAGTAGGTAGCCCCTCATCGGAAGGTGATATAAAACTAAGCTTGCCCGATGCCTATAAAACGCTTGCAGAGCAAAGTGATGACTTCTTTTTAGGGGGCGTTACCATAGCAGAGCGCCATGCAAGTAAGCGAAATGAGCACGAGCGCCTTATAGAAAAAACAGCACAAGGTTGTCAGTTTTTTATATCGCAAGCGGTTTACGACGCACAAGCAACTATAGAGCTAATCACTAGCTATGCGCGTACCTGTAAAGCACAAGGTATAACACCAAAACGTATTATATTAACGTTTACCCCGTGCGGCGGCGATAAAACCTTAGAGTTTATGCAATGGTTGGGTATCTCAGTGCCAGAGGCCACTAAATGGCGCATGCTTGATGCAGAAAACACATTAAGTGAATCGGTACGTATTTGCCGAGAAAACCTCGACCTAATACTTAAAAGCTGTGCGCATCTTGATGTGCCACTGGGCTTAAATATTGAGAGCTTAACAAACCGTAAAGAAGAAATTGACGCATCAATAAACCTATACCGCTTATTAAAAGCCATTATGGAATTAAACCTAGCTGAAAAACAAATTGCTTAA
- a CDS encoding sensor domain-containing diguanylate cyclase, with protein MFKTDKWAFSGIDGQISLHKWQKTIDLITGLFSAPSGYIVQATSKGYRVVIRANEGGSHFETNPILPPQTPLFCKHVAENNNTLYVNNASNDAQWSTMPEVIEDDVESYLGLPIHWPEGEVFGTLCLKDSKKTSYTDEYFELIEQLRDLIEDDLALIYSFEQMREIAMLDPLTNIYNRRALTLLAQQKLNLALRLGFDVCCLFIDVNDFKKLNDTCGHEAGDKALIILANTLKAHLREADIVGRLGGDEFVAVMQISDKSKLSYIIDKITTEYSKALIKESVCDLSLSIGYSFTENQKQPFDALLNDADQAMYKNKQAYKLSIKEQI; from the coding sequence ATGTTTAAAACAGATAAATGGGCATTTTCTGGTATCGATGGCCAAATATCATTACATAAATGGCAAAAAACCATTGATTTGATAACGGGGCTTTTTTCGGCCCCTTCCGGTTATATAGTTCAGGCTACTAGCAAAGGCTATCGCGTAGTTATTAGAGCAAATGAAGGCGGCTCACACTTTGAAACCAACCCTATACTCCCTCCGCAAACACCGCTATTTTGTAAACACGTAGCCGAAAATAACAATACCTTATATGTAAATAATGCCAGTAATGATGCGCAGTGGAGCACCATGCCGGAGGTTATTGAAGATGATGTTGAATCCTACCTTGGTTTGCCAATTCACTGGCCTGAAGGTGAAGTATTTGGCACCTTGTGTTTAAAAGATTCAAAAAAAACCAGTTACACCGATGAATATTTTGAGCTAATAGAGCAGCTTCGTGATTTAATTGAAGACGATTTAGCGCTTATTTATAGCTTTGAGCAAATGCGCGAAATAGCAATGCTAGACCCACTCACAAATATTTATAACCGCCGCGCACTTACTTTATTAGCCCAGCAAAAACTTAACTTAGCGCTGCGCTTAGGCTTTGATGTGTGTTGCTTGTTTATTGATGTGAACGATTTTAAAAAATTAAACGACACCTGCGGACACGAAGCAGGTGACAAAGCGTTAATTATTTTGGCTAATACCCTAAAAGCACATTTAAGAGAGGCTGATATAGTAGGGCGTTTAGGCGGCGATGAATTTGTAGCTGTGATGCAAATTAGTGATAAAAGTAAGCTTAGCTATATTATTGATAAAATTACCACTGAGTATTCAAAGGCACTTATAAAAGAAAGTGTCTGCGATTTATCTCTTAGCATTGGTTATAGCTTTACTGAGAATCAAAAACAGCCATTTGATGCATTACTCAATGACGCAGACCAAGCCATGTATAAAAATAAACAAGCGTATAAGCTGAGTATTAAAGAGCAAATTTAA